The following are from one region of the Rhizobacter sp. AJA081-3 genome:
- the tsaD gene encoding tRNA (adenosine(37)-N6)-threonylcarbamoyltransferase complex transferase subunit TsaD, with translation MNVLGIESSCDETGVALVESVGQGTPALLAHALHTQIDMHQAYGGVVPELASRDHIRRVVPLVRQVMASAGRSLADIDVVAYTQGPGLAGALLVGAGVACALAASLGKPTLAIHHLEGHLLSPFLSADPPSFPFVALLVSGGHTQLMRVDGVAQYELLGETIDDAAGEAFDKSAKLMGLGYPGGPALARLAEFGDPAAFDLPRPLLHSGNLDFSFAGLKTAVRTRLGKLGANVCQQDLAHLAASTQQAIVDVLVRKSVAALRDTGLDRLVVAGGVGANAALRSQLNEACRRRGARVHYPELALCTDNGAMIALAAALRLQSGAQAASDDYAFTVRPRWPLAEVVRASA, from the coding sequence ATGAACGTTCTCGGCATCGAATCGTCGTGCGACGAGACCGGCGTGGCGCTGGTCGAGTCGGTCGGCCAGGGCACGCCGGCGCTACTGGCCCACGCGTTGCACACCCAGATCGACATGCACCAGGCCTACGGCGGCGTGGTACCCGAACTCGCCTCGCGCGACCACATCCGACGCGTCGTGCCGCTGGTGCGCCAGGTGATGGCCTCAGCCGGCCGCAGCCTGGCCGACATCGACGTGGTGGCCTATACGCAAGGCCCGGGGCTGGCCGGTGCATTGCTCGTCGGCGCCGGCGTGGCCTGTGCGCTCGCTGCATCGCTTGGAAAGCCAACGCTGGCCATCCACCACCTCGAAGGTCACCTGCTCTCGCCCTTTCTGTCGGCCGACCCGCCGAGCTTTCCCTTCGTCGCGCTGCTGGTGTCTGGCGGGCACACGCAGCTGATGCGCGTGGACGGCGTCGCGCAATACGAACTGCTGGGCGAGACGATCGACGACGCCGCCGGCGAGGCCTTCGACAAGTCGGCCAAGCTGATGGGCCTGGGCTACCCCGGCGGGCCGGCGCTGGCGCGGCTGGCCGAGTTCGGCGACCCGGCCGCCTTCGATCTGCCGCGGCCGCTGCTGCACAGCGGCAACCTCGATTTCTCGTTCGCGGGCCTGAAGACGGCGGTGCGCACGCGGCTGGGCAAGCTCGGGGCGAACGTCTGCCAGCAGGACCTAGCGCACCTGGCGGCGTCGACGCAGCAGGCCATCGTCGACGTGCTGGTGCGCAAGTCCGTCGCCGCGCTGCGCGACACAGGCCTGGACCGGCTGGTGGTCGCCGGCGGCGTGGGCGCGAATGCCGCACTGCGCAGCCAGTTGAACGAGGCCTGCCGCAGGCGCGGTGCGCGCGTGCACTACCCCGAGCTCGCGCTGTGCACCGACAACGGCGCGATGATCGCGCTCGCCGCGGCGCTGCGCCTGCAAAGCGGTGCCCAGGCCGCGTCGGACGACTACGCCTTCACTGTGCGGCCGCGCTGGCCGCTGGCCGAGGTGGTGCGCGCCAGCGCCTAG
- a CDS encoding HlyD family secretion protein, producing the protein MSSLFRPEVIENRQSQWLGSIQLLRPVSLHVLTLLAVGAVVIVAAYLWVGEYTRKAHVKGFLAPDRGVMRLMSPQAATVLESRAVEGASVRAGDVLYVLSVDAANVSVNVRETLTARERSLQGAARQQAELERERAQALDRQVATMRGELGQIDAEARLHEQRLALAEQALARLESLRADNFISAAQVQAKNEELLGLRAQAQSLQRQRAAQMREIEQLLARRRELPLQTQVAQGELERDMAEIAQQQAENDSRRRIEIRAPQDSTVTGVVAQPGQSVNASVALASLLPADARLQAHLFAPSSAVGFVKPDQPVLLRYQAFPYQKFGLQGGQVAQVSRSPLQASELAGVPLPKSDGEAEPLYRITVTLDKQAVAAYGREQALSPGMQLEADVMLDRRRLIEWIFEPLLGLASRV; encoded by the coding sequence ATGAGCAGCCTGTTCCGCCCCGAAGTCATCGAGAACCGGCAGAGCCAGTGGCTCGGCAGCATCCAGCTGCTGCGGCCCGTGTCGCTTCACGTGCTCACGCTGTTGGCGGTGGGCGCGGTCGTAATCGTGGCTGCCTACCTGTGGGTAGGCGAGTACACGCGCAAGGCCCATGTGAAGGGTTTTCTCGCGCCCGACCGCGGCGTGATGCGCCTCATGTCGCCGCAGGCCGCGACGGTGCTCGAGAGCCGGGCCGTCGAAGGGGCAAGTGTGCGTGCCGGCGACGTGCTCTACGTGCTGTCGGTCGATGCTGCCAATGTCTCGGTCAACGTGCGCGAGACGCTGACGGCGCGCGAACGCAGCCTGCAAGGTGCGGCGCGCCAGCAGGCGGAACTGGAGCGGGAGCGCGCTCAGGCGCTTGACCGTCAGGTCGCCACCATGCGCGGCGAACTCGGTCAGATCGATGCCGAGGCGCGCCTTCACGAGCAGCGGCTGGCACTGGCTGAACAGGCGCTGGCTCGCCTCGAATCCCTGCGTGCCGACAACTTCATCTCCGCTGCCCAGGTGCAGGCCAAGAACGAGGAACTGCTCGGCCTGCGTGCGCAGGCGCAGTCGCTGCAGCGCCAGCGCGCCGCGCAGATGCGCGAGATCGAGCAGTTGCTCGCCCGCCGCCGCGAGCTGCCGCTGCAGACCCAGGTGGCGCAGGGCGAACTCGAGCGCGACATGGCCGAGATCGCGCAGCAGCAGGCCGAGAACGACTCCCGCCGCCGCATCGAGATCCGCGCGCCGCAGGACAGCACGGTGACCGGCGTGGTCGCGCAACCCGGCCAGTCCGTCAATGCCTCGGTCGCGCTGGCCAGCCTCTTGCCCGCCGACGCACGCCTGCAGGCGCATCTCTTCGCCCCGTCCAGTGCCGTCGGCTTCGTGAAGCCTGATCAGCCTGTACTGCTTCGCTACCAGGCCTTCCCGTACCAGAAGTTCGGCTTGCAAGGCGGCCAGGTGGCGCAGGTGTCGCGCTCTCCCTTGCAGGCCAGTGAACTGGCGGGCGTGCCGCTGCCCAAGTCCGACGGCGAGGCCGAGCCGCTGTACCGCATCACCGTCACGCTCGACAAGCAGGCCGTCGCCGCCTACGGCCGCGAACAGGCGCTGTCGCCGGGCATGCAGCTCGAAGCCGACGTGATGCTCGATCGGCGCCGCCTGATCGAATGGATCTTCGAGCCGCTGCTCGGGCTGGCGAGCCGGGTCTGA
- a CDS encoding helix-turn-helix transcriptional regulator gives MLQDGYLSVLEARDRDEFLGQVVRFAKRLGFDTVTATTIIDHFLGESELISVDNAPVGYRDTHEDMGQAQRDPVMQHCKRQSVPIIWNRDTYVGAGLADKWDEQARFGYHTGVAMALHLPEGRHFFLGVDRDQALPSNRSELTRMVADLQLFAVHAQEAAQRIMLPATRDSDAPSLTPREVESLRWTMDGKTAWEVGNILGISERTAVLHVNNAMHKLGCINKHQAVLKALRLGLIR, from the coding sequence ATGCTGCAGGACGGCTATCTGTCGGTGCTGGAAGCCAGGGATCGCGACGAGTTCCTGGGGCAGGTCGTGCGTTTCGCGAAGCGCCTCGGCTTCGATACCGTCACCGCGACGACGATCATCGACCATTTCCTTGGCGAGTCCGAACTCATCAGCGTGGACAACGCGCCGGTGGGCTACCGCGACACCCATGAAGACATGGGTCAGGCCCAGCGGGACCCCGTGATGCAGCACTGCAAGCGGCAAAGCGTGCCCATCATCTGGAATCGCGACACCTACGTGGGCGCAGGGTTGGCTGACAAGTGGGACGAGCAGGCGCGGTTCGGCTATCACACGGGCGTGGCCATGGCTCTGCATCTGCCGGAAGGTCGGCACTTCTTTCTCGGGGTCGATCGCGACCAGGCGCTGCCCAGCAATCGCTCAGAACTCACACGCATGGTGGCCGACCTGCAGTTGTTCGCCGTGCATGCCCAGGAGGCGGCGCAGCGCATCATGTTGCCCGCCACGAGGGACAGCGATGCTCCCAGCCTGACGCCTCGCGAGGTCGAGAGCCTGCGCTGGACGATGGACGGGAAGACGGCCTGGGAAGTCGGCAACATCCTGGGCATCAGCGAACGCACGGCCGTACTGCACGTCAACAATGCCATGCACAAGCTGGGTTGCATCAACAAGCACCAGGCCGTGCTGAAGGCGCTGCGCCTCGGGCTCATCCGTTGA
- a CDS encoding branched-chain amino acid ABC transporter substrate-binding protein has product MTRFLARWAGALVGAILCAAAAVAAPAAEPIPIAMIEGLSGSFGNAGEAVHRNLLLAVERVNRRGGVRLPGVARPLELLRFDGKGSSEESLAMLRAALDRRVTFVAQGNSSSVAMVLVDALNKHNQREPLSRALLLNYSAVDPALTNEKCSFWHFRFDAHADMRLAALIDVLQGDTELKKVYLIGQDYSFGQHVQRAARARLAASRPDIAIVGDELHPIGRVKDFLPYAMKIKASGAQAVLTGNWGNDLTLLVRAMREVGVDARIYSFYGNALGAPAAIGDAGVGRVLAVAEWHPNVDTPASQEFHAAFRARFPRPEEDYQHARMQVMVEMLAAAIERAGSAEAGAVAKALEGMHYDGRTLGGLHTGTMRAADHQFIQPLVVSVMDRLGAPGVRHDNEGSGYGFRTVRSFEARQTEQPHGCTMERP; this is encoded by the coding sequence ATGACACGATTCCTTGCCCGCTGGGCCGGCGCCCTGGTCGGCGCCATTCTCTGCGCTGCCGCAGCCGTGGCGGCACCCGCCGCCGAACCCATCCCCATCGCGATGATCGAGGGCCTGTCGGGCAGCTTCGGCAATGCCGGCGAGGCGGTTCATCGCAACCTGCTTCTGGCCGTCGAGCGCGTCAACCGCCGCGGCGGCGTGCGCCTGCCCGGGGTCGCGCGTCCGCTGGAACTGCTGCGCTTCGACGGCAAGGGGAGCAGCGAAGAGTCTCTGGCCATGCTGCGTGCGGCGCTGGACCGCCGCGTCACCTTCGTCGCGCAGGGCAACAGCTCGTCGGTGGCAATGGTGCTGGTCGATGCGCTGAACAAGCACAACCAGCGCGAGCCGCTGTCGCGCGCGCTGCTGCTCAACTATTCCGCGGTCGACCCGGCGCTGACCAACGAGAAGTGCAGCTTCTGGCACTTCCGCTTCGATGCGCATGCCGACATGCGCCTGGCCGCGCTGATCGACGTGCTGCAGGGCGACACGGAGCTGAAGAAGGTCTACCTGATCGGGCAGGACTACAGCTTCGGACAGCATGTGCAGCGTGCCGCGCGAGCTCGCCTCGCGGCGAGCCGGCCCGACATCGCCATCGTCGGCGACGAACTGCATCCGATCGGCCGCGTGAAGGACTTCCTGCCTTACGCCATGAAGATCAAGGCCAGCGGCGCGCAGGCGGTGCTGACCGGCAACTGGGGCAACGACCTGACGCTGCTCGTGCGAGCGATGCGAGAGGTGGGCGTCGACGCGCGCATCTACAGCTTCTACGGCAATGCACTCGGTGCGCCGGCGGCCATCGGCGACGCGGGCGTGGGCCGCGTGCTGGCGGTGGCCGAATGGCATCCGAACGTCGACACCCCGGCCTCGCAAGAGTTTCATGCCGCCTTCCGCGCCCGCTTTCCGCGACCCGAGGAGGACTACCAGCACGCCCGCATGCAGGTGATGGTGGAGATGCTCGCAGCGGCGATCGAGCGCGCCGGCAGCGCCGAGGCCGGGGCCGTGGCCAAGGCGCTGGAGGGCATGCACTACGATGGCCGCACGCTCGGCGGCTTGCACACCGGTACCATGCGGGCGGCCGACCACCAGTTCATCCAGCCCCTGGTGGTCAGCGTGATGGACCGGCTCGGCGCACCCGGTGTGCGCCACGACAACGAGGGTTCGGGCTACGGCTTCCGCACCGTGCGCAGCTTCGAGGCCCGCCAGACGGAACAACCCCACGGCTGCACGATGGAGCGTCCATGA
- a CDS encoding peptidase domain-containing ABC transporter yields the protein MIDALRLGFGGARLPMLLQTEGAECGLACLAMVASFHGLQTDLQSLRRRFSLSLKGATMVDMVRMAGQIQLNARALRAEMEHLDQLATPCVLHWDLNHFVVLKEVRRGHAIIHDPARGVRRVSLAEVSRHFTGVVLELTPRSDFQPRREHRPVSLRQLLGRVTGLKRSLIQILVLALALEAFVLLTPFFMQWVVDGVLVSADRDLLVTLGIGFALLVLLQVATGAVRSWAVLHLSSTLNLQWLNNVFAHLMRLPVDWFEKRHTGDVLSRFGAVQQIQQTLTTSFIEVVLDGALVVVTLAMMFVYSPALSAIAIGCVAVYALLRWAFFRPLSEATEEAIVHDAKRASHFLESLRGVQAIKLANRQEDRQARFMNLVVDAMNANIATRKLEVLFGVLHKLVFGLERVAVLWVGALLVLDQRFSVGMLFAFFAYKEQFALRVSGLIDKVVELKMLRLQGERLADIVLTPPEAEPEATPRRHELAARLELRDVRFAYSDGEPPVIEHLNLVIEPGESVAIVGPSGCGKTTLLKIMLGIHAPESGEVRVGDVPMRHLGLRAWRDMIGTVMQDDQLFAGSIADNIAFFDARADAQWVEQCARFAAVHDEIEAMPMGYHTLIGDMGASISGGQKQRILLARALYKRPKILFLDEATSALDIDRERLVNQAIRQLEITRVVVAHRPETIAAAARVVVLAGGRVSQDLRTVSTAGQR from the coding sequence ATGATCGACGCGCTGCGACTCGGATTCGGCGGCGCCCGGCTGCCCATGCTGCTGCAGACCGAAGGCGCCGAGTGCGGCCTGGCTTGCCTGGCGATGGTGGCGTCGTTCCACGGCCTGCAAACCGACCTGCAAAGCCTGCGCCGGCGCTTCTCGCTCTCGCTCAAGGGCGCCACCATGGTCGACATGGTGCGCATGGCCGGGCAGATCCAGCTCAACGCGCGCGCGCTGCGCGCCGAGATGGAACATCTCGACCAGCTCGCCACGCCTTGCGTGCTGCACTGGGACCTGAACCACTTCGTGGTGCTGAAGGAAGTCCGCCGCGGCCACGCGATCATCCACGACCCGGCGCGCGGCGTGCGGCGCGTGTCGCTGGCCGAGGTCTCGCGCCACTTCACCGGCGTGGTGCTCGAGCTGACGCCGCGCTCCGACTTCCAGCCGAGACGCGAGCACCGGCCCGTCAGCCTGCGCCAGCTGCTCGGTCGCGTCACCGGGCTGAAGCGCTCGCTGATCCAGATCCTGGTGCTGGCGCTCGCGCTCGAGGCCTTCGTGCTGCTCACGCCCTTCTTCATGCAGTGGGTGGTCGACGGCGTGCTCGTCAGCGCCGATCGCGATCTGCTGGTCACGCTGGGGATCGGCTTCGCATTGCTCGTGCTGCTGCAGGTGGCCACCGGGGCGGTGCGCTCCTGGGCCGTATTGCACCTGTCCAGCACGCTCAACCTACAGTGGCTGAACAACGTCTTCGCCCACCTGATGCGCCTGCCGGTGGACTGGTTCGAGAAGCGCCATACCGGCGACGTGCTGTCGCGCTTCGGTGCTGTGCAGCAGATCCAGCAGACGCTGACCACCAGCTTCATCGAGGTGGTGCTCGACGGCGCGCTGGTCGTGGTCACACTGGCGATGATGTTCGTCTACAGCCCGGCGCTGAGCGCCATCGCGATCGGCTGCGTGGCCGTCTACGCGCTGCTGCGCTGGGCCTTCTTCCGGCCGCTGAGCGAGGCCACCGAAGAGGCGATCGTGCATGACGCCAAGCGCGCCAGCCACTTCCTCGAGTCGCTGCGCGGCGTACAGGCCATCAAGCTGGCCAACCGCCAGGAGGACCGCCAGGCCCGCTTCATGAACCTGGTGGTCGACGCGATGAACGCCAATATCGCCACGCGCAAGCTTGAGGTGCTGTTCGGCGTGCTGCACAAGCTGGTGTTCGGGCTGGAGCGCGTGGCGGTGCTCTGGGTCGGCGCGCTGCTGGTGCTCGACCAGCGCTTCTCGGTGGGCATGCTGTTCGCGTTCTTCGCCTACAAGGAGCAGTTCGCGCTGCGTGTCAGCGGCCTGATCGACAAGGTGGTCGAGCTGAAGATGCTGCGCCTGCAGGGCGAGCGGCTCGCCGACATCGTGCTCACGCCGCCCGAAGCCGAACCCGAGGCCACGCCGCGCCGGCATGAACTCGCGGCCAGGCTGGAATTGCGGGACGTACGTTTCGCCTATTCCGATGGCGAGCCGCCGGTGATCGAGCACCTGAACCTCGTCATCGAGCCGGGCGAGTCGGTGGCCATCGTCGGTCCTTCCGGCTGCGGCAAGACCACGCTGCTCAAGATCATGCTCGGCATCCACGCGCCGGAGTCCGGCGAGGTGCGCGTGGGCGACGTGCCGATGCGCCACCTGGGCCTGCGCGCCTGGCGCGACATGATCGGCACGGTCATGCAGGACGACCAGCTGTTCGCCGGCTCGATCGCCGACAACATCGCCTTCTTCGATGCGCGGGCCGATGCCCAATGGGTCGAGCAGTGCGCGCGCTTCGCTGCCGTGCACGACGAGATCGAGGCCATGCCGATGGGCTACCACACGCTGATCGGCGACATGGGTGCCAGCATTTCCGGAGGCCAGAAGCAGCGCATCCTGCTGGCGCGTGCCCTCTACAAGCGGCCGAAGATCCTGTTCCTCGACGAAGCCACCAGCGCGCTCGACATCGACCGTGAGCGCCTCGTCAACCAGGCGATCCGCCAACTCGAGATCACCCGCGTGGTCGTCGCGCACCGGCCGGAGACCATCGCCGCGGCGGCCCGGGTGGTCGTGCTTGCCGGCGGACGCGTGTCGCAGGACCTGCGCACTGTCAGCACGGCCGGTCAGCGCTGA